One Natronomonas moolapensis 8.8.11 genomic region harbors:
- a CDS encoding coiled-coil protein has product MPDADPSGTVTTATDGVTVEKSFEPDDFPVPAIAFDLRSTRDTAASVRLVDTVPDDVGPENIGFHPKYGAEFWDVDGDRIVFEREIAPEESYTTVYGLRGGDVDVAATFLSEPRLEAVSPDVGSADAVFPPSTGSGPTDDREGSAGPAKIDRSTPDSDASPDSDASPDSDASPDLGLESVEHNDVDPRRDASADPTPAADSGSEGGPDPDAPGRTAGADGGLVKTLADELEAASPDDPDVVALRRALGVEASTSVETRIGHLQSTVADLEAYTDALEGFLDENGDAQSVVADLRERHDETVGRVDEVETTAEGAADALEAVRADVEALETEVESLSSELEAVLEMRDRLAKAFGGASSGGSTPRGGRTAVGADTGRTGIDPAVADSSTGTDPDCTTTSEADPDELSDRE; this is encoded by the coding sequence ATGCCCGACGCCGATCCCTCCGGTACCGTGACGACGGCGACCGACGGCGTCACGGTCGAGAAGTCGTTCGAACCCGACGACTTCCCCGTGCCCGCCATCGCGTTCGACCTCCGTTCGACCCGCGACACCGCTGCTTCGGTCCGGCTTGTCGACACCGTTCCGGACGACGTCGGCCCCGAGAACATCGGTTTTCATCCGAAGTACGGCGCGGAGTTTTGGGACGTCGACGGCGACCGGATAGTGTTCGAACGCGAGATAGCGCCCGAGGAGTCCTATACGACGGTCTACGGGCTCCGCGGCGGTGACGTCGACGTCGCTGCGACGTTTCTGAGTGAGCCCCGACTCGAAGCCGTCTCCCCGGACGTCGGGTCCGCCGACGCCGTATTCCCCCCGTCCACCGGTAGCGGGCCGACAGACGACCGGGAAGGATCAGCCGGTCCCGCGAAAATAGACAGGTCCACCCCCGACTCGGACGCCTCCCCCGACTCGGACGCCTCCCCCGACTCGGACGCCTCCCCCGACCTCGGTCTCGAGTCGGTCGAGCACAACGACGTCGATCCCCGCCGGGACGCCTCCGCCGACCCCACACCGGCCGCCGACTCGGGTTCCGAAGGGGGTCCTGACCCGGACGCCCCCGGTCGGACGGCCGGCGCGGACGGCGGACTCGTCAAGACGCTCGCGGACGAACTCGAGGCCGCGTCCCCCGACGACCCCGACGTCGTCGCACTCCGGCGTGCCCTCGGTGTCGAGGCCTCCACGAGCGTCGAGACGCGGATCGGACACCTCCAGTCGACCGTTGCTGACCTCGAAGCATACACTGACGCCCTCGAGGGTTTCCTCGACGAGAACGGCGACGCACAGTCGGTCGTCGCCGACCTCCGCGAGCGACACGACGAAACCGTCGGCCGAGTCGACGAGGTCGAGACGACCGCGGAGGGCGCGGCCGACGCGCTCGAGGCCGTCCGCGCCGACGTCGAGGCGCTCGAGACCGAGGTCGAGAGCCTCTCCTCGGAGCTCGAGGCGGTCCTCGAGATGCGGGACCGACTCGCGAAGGCGTTCGGTGGGGCCTCCTCAGGCGGATCTACTCCCCGGGGCGGCAGGACCGCTGTCGGCGCCGACACCGGTCGCACCGGCATCGATCCCGCCGTCGCCGACTCGAGTACCGGCACTGATCCGGACTGCACGACCACCTCCGAGGCGGACCCCGACGAGCTGTCCGACCGCGAGTAA
- a CDS encoding tyrosine-type recombinase/integrase, with the protein MSTETSEAADSDDSISYFVQDMTLHGRSERTRAAYERVLRSFEAFLEASETSLADADRRRCMTWVHSLRNRHADSTVATYAAYVHRFYEYMRQVGVFDANPMALVTEEMEESIDTDPTRREISVPGMRSFVSELSHPLERALLGTLLKTGIRVGECCNLDLRDIHLDDSEVSAAFGVGHRGALEGRPDSVYVPSEPTRGDSYNGEERTASNKRKRDTVLPVDGELKRLLKTWLAIRPDVDSPAEPLFCSTSEWGRRVTPSMVRNVVAERASERGWYHEGGNAEENVTPHYFRHFFTTHLRDETGDRGIVKYLRGDVATDVIDTYTHNWGDRVRAVYEANVYRILE; encoded by the coding sequence ATGAGCACTGAGACGTCGGAGGCGGCCGACTCGGACGATTCGATCTCGTATTTCGTCCAGGACATGACCCTCCACGGCAGAAGCGAACGGACCAGAGCGGCCTACGAGCGAGTGCTCCGTTCGTTCGAGGCGTTCCTCGAAGCCAGCGAAACGAGTCTCGCGGACGCCGACAGGCGGAGATGTATGACGTGGGTACACTCCCTTCGGAACAGACACGCAGACAGCACCGTCGCGACGTACGCCGCCTACGTGCACCGGTTTTACGAGTATATGCGACAGGTCGGCGTCTTCGACGCCAACCCGATGGCGCTCGTCACAGAGGAGATGGAGGAGTCGATCGATACCGATCCGACCAGACGCGAGATCTCTGTTCCGGGGATGCGGTCGTTCGTCTCGGAGCTCTCTCACCCGCTGGAGCGGGCGCTCCTCGGAACGCTTCTGAAGACGGGAATCCGGGTCGGCGAGTGTTGTAACCTGGACTTGCGGGACATCCACCTCGACGATTCGGAGGTTTCGGCCGCGTTCGGTGTCGGCCATCGTGGCGCGCTCGAGGGTCGTCCCGACTCGGTGTACGTCCCCAGCGAACCGACACGGGGGGACAGCTACAACGGCGAGGAACGCACCGCGTCGAACAAACGGAAGCGTGATACGGTCCTCCCCGTTGATGGCGAGCTGAAACGGCTGTTGAAGACGTGGCTCGCGATCCGACCCGACGTCGACTCGCCTGCGGAACCGCTGTTTTGCTCGACGAGCGAATGGGGACGGCGGGTCACGCCGTCGATGGTGCGCAACGTGGTCGCCGAACGGGCCAGCGAGCGGGGGTGGTATCACGAAGGCGGGAACGCTGAGGAGAACGTCACGCCACACTACTTCAGACACTTTTTTACGACGCACCTCCGCGATGAGACCGGCGACCGGGGGATCGTAAAATACCTCCGGGGCGACGTCGCCACGGACGTCATCGACACGTATACCCACAACTGGGGCGATCGGGTCCGAGCGGTCTACGAGGCGAACGTGTACCGAATTTTGGAGTGA
- a CDS encoding DUF5805 domain-containing protein, which translates to MPDSERVSVQTYVTPTQRRRWREEADEFDMSNAEYVRTMVQAGRRSFELTTESDATDGDISDPTPGVDGLKERVLEVLREDGTADWDRLLAGVTDDIEDRLEETLDDLQATGRIKYSGRRGGYTVIDDEH; encoded by the coding sequence ATGCCCGACAGCGAACGCGTCTCGGTACAGACCTACGTCACGCCGACACAGCGGAGACGGTGGCGAGAAGAAGCCGACGAGTTCGACATGAGCAACGCGGAGTACGTCAGGACGATGGTACAGGCCGGGCGTCGGAGCTTCGAGTTGACTACAGAGAGCGATGCGACGGATGGCGATATTTCTGACCCAACCCCAGGGGTTGACGGACTAAAAGAGCGGGTCCTCGAGGTTCTTCGCGAGGACGGTACCGCCGACTGGGATCGACTACTCGCCGGCGTCACGGACGACATCGAGGACCGACTCGAAGAGACGCTCGACGACTTGCAAGCAACCGGCCGGATCAAATACAGCGGTCGCCGGGGCGGCTATACGGTGATCGACGATGAGCACTGA
- a CDS encoding transposase, with translation MAPTRESRQSVFRRIAHRPHVDWPVYDATPLYERSSIDGLESDIRIVSQTWFRHDCHESVENFVSSLPLAYFEFQAHDRYAGDTRYEMDSLFRVFVLKECHGWEYESALIEYLGCRPALCEQLGLESVPDQSTLWRSWHKRFPAELRSTVETAARTILIKAQNADVAVPRKPERHLPSHGDEEDESDPDDQTVLNEAATITEHVSRVVFPAFSLDRGEGCEIHENAYWDLQTYLGLRERLAANEGARSFTYESTRERTPLGHSHREHIRDLSIAEIREMYRQAVNRLLNEVSETEQFFRAGIVAIDITEADPFTGDRTGHEDEIIGTKEQTDEYAYQWATVQLVGNAVPIVLDARPVQKGESRLEIVEDLLDSAEEMVHVDNVLMDREFDSQHVFEMLSQRGLSYVVPKRMQTSEKAQAKRLLQRDRDRYETDRKLHLGKNEWHETTLIYRRKENTEHDDHRQYSVFMTNRGSGHLTEYGHRWEIESGYKSIKRFMAATTSKHFGLRFFYFAFACLLHSIWRAVDLLVQVELTGEYEHSPIVTADNTLTLLKKETGIG, from the coding sequence GTGGCACCAACTCGTGAGTCTCGCCAGAGTGTCTTTCGACGGATTGCCCACCGACCACACGTTGATTGGCCAGTATACGATGCGACGCCGCTGTACGAGAGAAGCTCGATCGACGGGCTGGAATCAGATATCAGGATTGTCTCGCAGACCTGGTTCAGACACGACTGCCACGAGTCGGTCGAGAACTTCGTTAGTTCACTCCCGCTAGCGTATTTCGAATTCCAAGCTCACGACCGCTACGCGGGGGACACTCGCTACGAGATGGACTCCCTCTTTCGCGTATTTGTCCTGAAGGAGTGTCACGGGTGGGAGTACGAATCCGCGCTGATCGAGTATCTCGGGTGTCGCCCGGCGCTCTGCGAGCAGTTGGGCTTAGAAAGTGTACCGGACCAGTCGACGCTGTGGCGAAGTTGGCACAAACGATTCCCCGCCGAACTTCGCAGTACAGTCGAGACAGCCGCCCGGACGATTCTGATCAAAGCCCAGAACGCGGATGTTGCAGTCCCACGGAAACCAGAGCGACACCTACCATCTCATGGTGACGAGGAGGACGAATCGGACCCAGACGATCAAACTGTCCTCAACGAAGCAGCAACAATTACGGAGCACGTCAGTCGCGTTGTCTTCCCGGCATTCTCACTGGATCGAGGTGAGGGCTGTGAGATTCACGAGAACGCTTACTGGGACTTACAGACGTATCTCGGACTTCGTGAGCGCCTCGCGGCCAACGAGGGCGCTCGGAGCTTCACCTACGAGTCGACTCGTGAGCGGACACCGTTAGGTCACTCCCATCGAGAACACATTCGTGACCTCTCAATCGCGGAGATTCGCGAGATGTACCGACAGGCCGTCAACAGGCTCCTGAACGAAGTCTCTGAGACAGAGCAGTTCTTTCGGGCTGGCATCGTCGCAATCGACATCACTGAAGCCGATCCTTTCACCGGCGACAGGACCGGCCACGAGGACGAGATCATTGGAACGAAAGAGCAGACCGACGAGTACGCCTATCAGTGGGCCACCGTCCAATTAGTAGGAAATGCCGTCCCAATCGTGCTGGACGCGCGACCAGTTCAGAAGGGTGAGTCCCGCTTAGAAATCGTTGAGGACCTCCTGGATTCGGCTGAGGAAATGGTTCACGTCGATAACGTGCTGATGGATCGAGAGTTCGACAGTCAGCACGTCTTCGAGATGCTCAGCCAGCGTGGCCTGTCGTACGTCGTTCCCAAGCGGATGCAGACCAGCGAGAAAGCCCAGGCCAAGCGGTTGCTCCAACGAGATCGGGATCGATACGAGACCGACCGGAAGCTCCACCTCGGCAAGAACGAATGGCACGAGACGACGCTGATCTACCGCCGGAAAGAGAACACTGAGCACGATGATCACCGGCAGTACTCGGTATTCATGACGAATCGAGGGAGTGGACACCTCACGGAGTACGGCCACCGCTGGGAGATCGAGAGCGGGTACAAATCGATTAAGCGGTTCATGGCTGCGACGACGTCGAAGCATTTCGGACTCCGATTCTTCTATTTCGCGTTTGCGTGTCTCCTGCACTCGATCTGGCGAGCGGTTGATCTCCTGGTGCAGGTGGAGTTGACCGGAGAGTACGAGCATTCACCGATTGTGACAGCCGACAACACGCTGACGCTGTTGAAGAAGGAAACCGGAATCGGATAG